A genomic stretch from Archangium lipolyticum includes:
- a CDS encoding transposase, whose protein sequence is MLPHVPYRQWTLSFPHRVRWVLLKDAGLLSDVLTVFLRAVFALQRRRAQRQGLRGGQVGAVSFIQFFGSALQVTPHFHSLVPDGVFVPREGGVRFEALTPPTQGEVERLLRVVRHRVLRLLDKRGTLPAQGPEDALLAYQAHSLQQRLRWTEVDVRPPPSKQPRCAFLEGFSLHANTHLHANDKQGLERLCRYGARGALALERLSRAEDGRIAYRMKRPLPNGTTHLLFTGLELLRRVASLVPPPRTNLIRFHGVFAPGARVRPFLVSAAAAPGEEEAPASDAAARAMCRKRQRARRLDGAGLLGKRFAVDVFSCPRCGGRRRVLAYLTQGSVIRRILRHLHLPEQPPPQAPARGPAQQALWE, encoded by the coding sequence GTGCTGCCGCACGTGCCCTACCGGCAATGGACGCTGTCCTTTCCACACCGGGTGCGGTGGGTGCTGCTGAAGGATGCGGGACTGCTCTCGGACGTCCTCACCGTCTTCCTGCGCGCGGTGTTCGCCCTGCAGCGCCGGAGGGCACAGCGGCAGGGCCTGCGGGGTGGGCAGGTCGGGGCCGTGTCGTTCATCCAGTTCTTCGGCTCGGCTTTGCAAGTGACGCCTCACTTCCACTCGCTGGTGCCGGACGGCGTCTTCGTGCCGCGGGAGGGCGGCGTGCGCTTCGAGGCGTTGACCCCGCCCACGCAAGGTGAGGTGGAGCGACTGCTGCGGGTGGTGCGTCACCGGGTGCTGCGCCTTCTGGACAAAAGAGGGACCCTCCCCGCACAAGGGCCCGAGGACGCGCTGCTGGCATACCAGGCGCACTCGCTACAGCAGCGGCTGCGCTGGACGGAGGTGGACGTCCGGCCTCCTCCCAGCAAGCAACCCCGGTGTGCCTTCCTGGAGGGCTTCTCCCTGCATGCCAACACGCACCTTCACGCGAACGACAAGCAGGGGCTGGAGCGGCTGTGTCGCTATGGAGCACGCGGAGCGTTGGCGCTGGAGCGTTTGTCACGAGCGGAGGACGGCCGCATCGCCTATCGGATGAAGCGCCCGCTGCCGAACGGAACCACGCACTTGCTCTTCACCGGGTTGGAGCTTTTACGGCGTGTGGCATCCCTGGTGCCTCCACCGAGGACGAACCTCATCCGCTTCCATGGCGTGTTTGCCCCGGGGGCGAGAGTCCGACCATTTCTGGTCTCCGCAGCGGCGGCCCCGGGCGAGGAGGAGGCACCAGCTTCAGATGCGGCAGCTCGGGCCATGTGCCGGAAGCGTCAGCGCGCCCGGAGGCTGGATGGGGCGGGGTTGCTAGGCAAGAGGTTCGCAGTGGACGTCTTCTCCTGCCCGAGGTGCGGAGGAAGGCGGCGGGTGCTGGCGTACCTCACCCAGGGCAGCGTCATCCGGCGCATTCTTCGCCATCTGCACCTGCCCGAGCAGCCCCCACCCCAGGCACCTGCCAGGGGGCCAGCGCAGCAGGCGCTGTGGGAGTGA